One Thioalkalivibrio sp. ALJ12 genomic window carries:
- the mltG gene encoding endolytic transglycosylase MltG, with product MKRISGLIIGIVLVGVMAGGWWFADRYHQDLNQPLALDQTERFQLERGQGLRQVSKEFERRGWVEQAWMIELYGRRQGLAPRLQAGEYAVDAGATPRSLLHAMARGEVVQHRLTVPEGWTIAQALRALRQHPEIEGPAESVGVDNLLDALGLEELEHPEGWFLPDTYFFGSGTDALDVLRRAYRAMDATLHSAWDSRTEDHPVESPYELLILASIIERETGRGEERDRVAGVFVNRLRRGMLLQTDPTLLYVQEPGVQRLTRAELQRDHPYNTYTRTGLPPTPIALPGRAAIEAAAQPAETNDLFFVSRGDGTHHFSETYREHRQAVIRYQLGGDGSRYGIRNRQ from the coding sequence ATGAAGCGGATTAGTGGTCTGATAATCGGAATTGTGCTGGTCGGCGTGATGGCTGGAGGCTGGTGGTTTGCCGATCGCTATCACCAGGATCTCAACCAGCCACTGGCGCTCGACCAGACAGAGCGGTTCCAGCTTGAACGCGGGCAAGGACTGCGTCAGGTGAGCAAGGAGTTCGAGCGGCGCGGTTGGGTCGAGCAAGCCTGGATGATCGAGCTGTACGGGCGGCGCCAGGGACTGGCACCGCGGCTACAGGCGGGCGAATACGCGGTGGACGCGGGTGCGACCCCGCGCAGCCTGCTGCACGCCATGGCGCGTGGAGAGGTCGTCCAGCATCGATTGACCGTCCCGGAAGGCTGGACGATTGCTCAGGCCCTGCGCGCCTTGCGCCAGCATCCCGAGATCGAAGGACCAGCCGAATCCGTCGGGGTCGATAACCTGCTGGACGCGCTGGGCCTCGAAGAGCTGGAGCATCCCGAAGGCTGGTTCTTGCCGGACACTTACTTCTTTGGCTCCGGGACCGATGCCCTGGATGTGTTGCGGCGCGCGTACCGCGCGATGGATGCCACCTTGCACTCTGCCTGGGATTCCCGCACCGAGGACCACCCGGTCGAGTCACCGTACGAGCTCCTGATCCTGGCCTCGATCATCGAGCGCGAGACGGGCCGCGGCGAGGAGCGTGATCGAGTCGCAGGCGTGTTCGTGAACCGGCTCCGCCGCGGGATGCTGCTGCAGACCGATCCGACGCTGCTCTATGTCCAGGAGCCCGGCGTGCAACGGCTCACCCGCGCCGAGCTCCAGCGCGATCACCCCTACAACACCTACACTCGCACCGGGCTGCCACCGACCCCCATCGCCTTGCCGGGACGAGCGGCGATCGAGGCGGCCGCGCAGCCGGCCGAGACGAACGACCTGTTCTTCGTCTCCAGGGGCGACGGCACGCACCACTTCTCCGAAACGTATCGCGAGCATCGCCAGGCCGTAATTCGCTATCAACTCGGCGGCGATGGCAGCCGCTACGGTATCCGGAACCGCCAATGA
- the pabC gene encoding aminodeoxychorismate lyase gives MILVNGVESCVPGDDRGLLLGDGLFETIMMEGGQPRLWPYHVARLERGLKRLGFPRVDAALLREELQQVAPEGQRMARITVTRGQGPRGYAPPENVEMTRVVSAGPVLRQSRGAEPKPLRMGWSRVAMAIQPALAGLKHTSRLEQVVIRQSWEAGWDEAVVCDTQGRLVSATQGNLWWRQGMDLFTPPVDEAGIAGTRRAWIFDHAASCGFAVHEQSAEPQALDQVDGLYVSNARLGLHPARLIETDMPDTAWQDDPVRVLSMALHEAD, from the coding sequence GTGATCCTCGTGAACGGCGTCGAGAGCTGTGTGCCGGGCGACGATCGGGGTCTGTTGCTGGGCGACGGTCTGTTCGAGACGATCATGATGGAGGGCGGCCAGCCACGCTTGTGGCCTTATCATGTCGCACGGCTTGAACGGGGACTGAAACGACTCGGCTTTCCGCGCGTTGACGCAGCGCTCCTTCGCGAGGAACTGCAGCAGGTGGCGCCAGAGGGGCAGCGTATGGCGCGCATTACTGTGACCAGGGGGCAGGGGCCCCGGGGTTACGCGCCACCCGAAAATGTGGAGATGACGAGGGTTGTGTCCGCGGGTCCCGTGCTGCGTCAGTCTCGCGGTGCCGAACCGAAGCCACTGCGTATGGGCTGGTCGCGGGTCGCCATGGCGATTCAGCCCGCGCTGGCAGGACTCAAGCACACGAGCCGCCTGGAGCAGGTGGTGATCCGGCAAAGCTGGGAGGCCGGTTGGGACGAGGCGGTCGTTTGCGATACGCAGGGGCGGCTGGTGAGCGCCACGCAAGGCAATCTCTGGTGGCGTCAGGGGATGGACCTGTTCACCCCCCCGGTGGACGAGGCCGGGATCGCGGGTACGCGCAGGGCCTGGATATTTGACCATGCGGCTTCCTGTGGCTTCGCCGTGCACGAGCAGAGTGCGGAACCGCAGGCGCTGGATCAGGTGGACGGGCTTTATGTCAGCAATGCGCGCCTGGGATTACACCCAGCCCGCCTGATCGAAACGGACATGCCGGACACGGCGTGGCAGGATGACCCGGTTAGGGTTCTGAGTATGGCGCTCCATGAAGCGGATTAG
- a CDS encoding aminodeoxychorismate synthase component I, which translates to MAVERLGRGIDLAPLARRFPERYPHLLESALIGQAPARYSILFAFPGVTVDARTDDDLLAVLDQDLSGSRASSEIEPGYDHLPFLGGWFLYFGYEWAWQLEPALGRCRADPWLPTARAIRFPAAIIVDHHDDQTFLVSEEGPDPLAEMRADVELCREDVLVPGALPELVIDEETPERYREAVKQGLEYIRAGDTFQVNLSREWKATSPEALDGASLYARLRRANAAPFAAWLQFPEGQVISSSPERLVSVDGGEVETRPIAGTRRRDDNADKDSRLFSELQGNIKERSEHVMLVDLERNDIGRVASAGSVRVAELMTVESYRRVHHIVSSIVGRLKPGTRAGDVLRAVFPGGTITGCPKIRSMQIIQELEDGAPRGAYTGSCGYLSRHGRMDTNILIRTLVLRGNELRFRAGAGIVADSDPDRELAETRHKAHGLLDALENRA; encoded by the coding sequence ATGGCAGTCGAACGCCTGGGGCGCGGGATCGATCTGGCGCCCCTGGCCCGGCGCTTTCCGGAGCGCTATCCCCACCTGCTCGAGTCGGCCCTGATTGGTCAGGCGCCGGCTCGTTACTCCATCCTGTTCGCCTTTCCGGGTGTAACGGTCGATGCCCGAACGGATGACGATCTGTTGGCCGTGCTCGATCAGGACCTGAGCGGTTCAAGGGCCTCCTCTGAAATCGAGCCGGGTTATGACCATCTGCCTTTTCTCGGCGGCTGGTTTCTCTATTTTGGGTATGAATGGGCATGGCAGCTGGAACCGGCCCTGGGCCGCTGCCGCGCGGATCCCTGGCTGCCCACCGCCCGGGCCATCCGCTTTCCCGCCGCCATCATTGTGGATCACCACGACGATCAGACCTTTCTGGTGAGCGAGGAGGGACCCGACCCGCTCGCGGAGATGCGGGCCGATGTCGAGTTGTGCCGCGAGGATGTGCTGGTGCCAGGGGCCTTGCCGGAGCTCGTGATCGACGAGGAGACGCCCGAGCGCTATCGCGAGGCGGTGAAGCAGGGACTTGAGTACATTCGAGCGGGCGATACCTTTCAGGTGAATCTGTCGCGCGAGTGGAAGGCCACCAGCCCAGAGGCACTCGATGGGGCTTCGTTGTACGCCCGCCTGCGGCGTGCAAATGCAGCACCGTTCGCCGCCTGGTTGCAGTTTCCCGAGGGTCAGGTGATCAGTTCATCGCCCGAGCGTCTGGTGTCTGTGGATGGTGGCGAGGTCGAGACGCGGCCGATCGCCGGCACGCGTCGCCGCGACGACAACGCGGATAAAGACTCTCGTCTTTTTAGCGAGCTACAGGGCAATATTAAAGAACGGTCCGAGCACGTGATGCTGGTCGACCTTGAACGCAACGATATCGGCCGGGTGGCCTCTGCCGGGAGCGTGCGGGTAGCCGAATTGATGACCGTCGAGAGTTACCGACGGGTCCATCACATCGTCTCGAGTATCGTGGGGCGGTTGAAGCCCGGGACGCGCGCGGGCGATGTGCTCCGAGCCGTGTTTCCGGGCGGGACGATTACCGGGTGTCCCAAGATACGGAGCATGCAGATCATTCAGGAGCTCGAGGATGGCGCGCCCCGGGGGGCGTACACCGGGTCCTGTGGCTATTTGAGCCGGCATGGGCGCATGGATACCAACATCCTGATCCGTACCCTGGTGCTGCGCGGCAACGAACTGCGCTTTCGTGCCGGCGCGGGCATCGTGGCGGACTCGGATCCCGACCGTGAACTCGCCGAGACCCGCCACAAGGCCCATGGTCTGCTGGATGCACTGGAGAACCGGGCGTGA
- the fabF gene encoding beta-ketoacyl-ACP synthase II: MITGLGIVSPVGSTIDKAWSNIKAGKSGISPIDVFDASEMPVKISGAVRDFDANDYVPTKDQKKMDTFVLYGLAAGIQALDDSGLEVTEENADRIGVAIGSGIGGLPYIERSYAAYLKGGARKISPFFVPSAIINMVAGNLSIMRNLQGPNISIVSACATATHNIGDAARMIAYGDADAMVAGGAEMATTPLGIGGFAAARALSTRNDDPERASRPWDQDRDGFVLSDGAGVMMLEEYEHAKARGAHIYCEVAGFAWNADAYHMTQPSQDGAGAAKCMLRALKDAGVNPEEVGYINAHGTSTPAGDLAETQGLKKAFGDHAYKLLVNSTKSMTGHLLGAAGGIEGVFTALALRDQVSPPTINLENPSEGCDLDYVANEAREMNTKVGLSNSFGFGGTNGTLVFRTL; encoded by the coding sequence GTGATTACCGGACTGGGCATTGTGTCCCCGGTCGGCTCTACCATCGACAAGGCCTGGTCCAACATCAAGGCCGGCAAGAGCGGCATCTCTCCCATCGACGTGTTCGATGCATCGGAGATGCCGGTCAAGATTTCCGGAGCCGTGCGGGACTTCGACGCTAATGACTATGTTCCGACGAAAGACCAGAAGAAGATGGACACGTTCGTCCTCTACGGTCTGGCCGCCGGGATTCAGGCGCTGGACGACTCGGGTCTGGAAGTAACCGAGGAAAACGCGGACCGCATCGGGGTCGCGATTGGGTCCGGCATTGGGGGCCTGCCGTATATCGAACGGTCTTATGCCGCCTATCTCAAGGGCGGTGCTCGCAAGATCTCGCCGTTCTTCGTGCCCAGCGCCATCATCAACATGGTGGCGGGTAATCTCTCCATCATGCGCAACCTGCAGGGCCCGAACATCTCGATCGTGTCGGCCTGCGCGACCGCGACGCACAACATTGGCGATGCGGCTCGGATGATTGCCTATGGCGATGCGGATGCGATGGTGGCCGGCGGAGCCGAGATGGCCACCACGCCACTGGGGATCGGCGGCTTTGCGGCGGCGCGCGCGCTGTCGACCCGGAATGACGACCCCGAGCGGGCCTCGCGCCCCTGGGATCAGGATCGCGACGGCTTTGTGCTCAGCGACGGTGCCGGCGTGATGATGCTCGAGGAATACGAGCACGCCAAGGCGCGCGGGGCTCATATCTACTGCGAGGTCGCCGGTTTTGCCTGGAACGCTGACGCCTACCACATGACGCAGCCGTCTCAAGATGGCGCGGGGGCCGCCAAGTGCATGCTTCGCGCACTGAAAGATGCCGGCGTGAACCCGGAAGAGGTGGGCTACATCAACGCCCACGGTACTTCCACCCCCGCGGGCGACCTGGCCGAGACGCAGGGCCTGAAGAAGGCCTTTGGCGACCACGCCTACAAGTTGCTGGTGAATTCCACCAAGTCGATGACCGGACACCTGCTGGGAGCGGCGGGTGGCATCGAGGGTGTGTTCACGGCACTGGCGCTTCGCGATCAGGTCTCTCCGCCGACAATCAACCTCGAAAACCCGAGTGAAGGCTGCGATCTGGATTATGTGGCCAACGAGGCGCGTGAGATGAACACGAAGGTCGGCCTGTCGAACTCCTTCGGTTTTGGGGGCACGAACGGCACCCTGGTGTTCCGCACCCTCTAG
- the acpP gene encoding acyl carrier protein, with protein sequence MSSIEERVKKIVVEQLGVKEEDVTNSAAFVDDLGADSLDTVELVMALEEEFETEIPDEQAEKITTVQQAIDYINEHMKD encoded by the coding sequence ATGAGTAGCATTGAAGAACGCGTCAAGAAGATCGTTGTCGAGCAGCTGGGCGTCAAGGAAGAGGACGTCACCAACAGTGCCGCCTTTGTCGACGACCTGGGTGCCGACTCGCTGGACACCGTGGAACTGGTGATGGCGCTCGAAGAAGAGTTCGAGACGGAAATCCCGGACGAGCAGGCGGAGAAGATCACCACCGTGCAGCAGGCGATCGACTACATCAACGAGCACATGAAGGACTGA
- the fabG gene encoding 3-oxoacyl-ACP reductase FabG, translated as MSDNKRVALVTGASRGIGAAIARRLAEQGLQVVGTATSESGAQRISEALSEWNGRGIAMDVTDADSVATGLAGIQEQEGPVEVLVNNAGITRDNLFMRMKDEEWDAIINTNLSSAARLTQRLLKGMMKLRRGRIILIGSVVGSAGNAGQTNYAAAKAGLAGFARSLAREVGSRNITVNTVAPGFIDTDMTRELGDETKEHLLGQIPLGRLGAPDEIAAAVGFLASEEAGYITGETLHVNGGMFMH; from the coding sequence ATGTCCGATAACAAACGAGTGGCCCTGGTGACCGGGGCCAGCCGCGGCATTGGCGCGGCCATTGCCCGTCGTCTGGCGGAGCAGGGCCTGCAGGTCGTGGGAACCGCGACCAGCGAATCCGGCGCCCAGCGCATCAGCGAGGCGTTGTCCGAATGGAACGGGCGCGGTATCGCTATGGATGTCACGGACGCCGATTCGGTCGCGACCGGTCTGGCGGGTATCCAGGAGCAGGAAGGACCGGTGGAGGTGCTGGTGAACAATGCCGGCATTACCCGCGACAACCTGTTCATGCGGATGAAGGACGAGGAGTGGGATGCGATCATCAACACGAACCTGTCCTCCGCCGCCCGGCTGACGCAGCGCCTGCTGAAAGGCATGATGAAGCTGCGCCGCGGGCGGATCATTCTGATCGGCTCGGTGGTCGGTTCCGCCGGCAATGCCGGCCAGACGAACTACGCCGCGGCCAAGGCGGGGCTTGCGGGATTCGCCCGCTCGCTGGCGCGCGAGGTGGGCAGCCGGAACATCACCGTCAATACGGTCGCGCCGGGCTTCATCGATACTGATATGACCCGCGAACTCGGGGACGAGACCAAGGAACACCTGCTGGGCCAGATCCCGCTGGGGCGCCTGGGCGCGCCGGATGAGATCGCGGCTGCTGTGGGCTTTCTCGCCTCCGAGGAGGCGGGCTACATCACCGGCGAAACACTGCATGTGAACGGCGGGATGTTCATGCACTGA
- the fabD gene encoding ACP S-malonyltransferase — MTTTWAAVFPGQGSQSTGMLTDLGDDHAVVRDTFQEASDCLDADLWSLCQHGPVEQLNQTEWTQPVMLAAGVATWRLLTQQADARPAAVAGHSLGEYSALVAAGVLRFPDAVRLVAERARAMQAAVPEGEGAMAAILGLDDAAVEQLCADNASGGVLEAVNLNAPGQVVIAGAAAAVDRAVGAAKDAGAKRALKLPVSVPSHCALMRPAAERLQSVLDSTSFAAPQIPVWQNVTAAPAETADAIKANLAAQLYRPVRWVETIQGLRGQGVAVQVECGPGRVLTGLAKRIDRGLELFDVADRDTLDATVNRLNAG; from the coding sequence ATGACCACTACCTGGGCCGCAGTCTTTCCGGGGCAGGGCTCCCAGTCCACCGGCATGCTCACCGATCTGGGCGACGACCACGCGGTCGTACGCGATACCTTCCAGGAGGCGTCGGACTGCCTCGATGCCGACCTCTGGAGCCTGTGCCAGCACGGTCCGGTCGAACAACTGAACCAGACAGAATGGACTCAGCCGGTCATGCTCGCTGCCGGCGTGGCCACCTGGCGGCTGCTGACGCAGCAGGCGGACGCGCGCCCCGCGGCTGTGGCCGGCCACAGCCTGGGCGAGTACAGCGCGCTGGTCGCGGCCGGCGTGCTGCGCTTCCCCGATGCCGTGCGGCTGGTGGCCGAACGTGCCCGCGCCATGCAGGCCGCCGTGCCCGAGGGCGAGGGCGCAATGGCTGCGATTCTCGGTCTCGACGATGCTGCGGTCGAGCAGCTCTGTGCGGACAACGCGAGCGGCGGGGTCCTGGAGGCCGTCAACCTGAATGCCCCCGGGCAGGTGGTGATCGCGGGGGCGGCCGCGGCGGTCGACCGAGCGGTCGGTGCGGCCAAGGACGCCGGGGCGAAACGGGCGCTCAAGCTGCCCGTATCCGTGCCGTCCCATTGCGCGCTGATGCGCCCGGCCGCCGAGCGTTTGCAGTCGGTTCTCGACTCTACGAGCTTTGCGGCCCCGCAAATCCCCGTTTGGCAGAATGTGACCGCGGCGCCCGCCGAGACGGCCGATGCGATCAAGGCCAATCTGGCCGCTCAGCTCTACCGGCCGGTGCGCTGGGTGGAGACCATACAGGGGCTTCGCGGCCAGGGTGTTGCGGTACAGGTAGAATGCGGACCGGGGCGCGTGCTGACCGGCCTGGCCAAGCGGATCGATCGCGGGCTGGAACTGTTCGATGTGGCCGATCGCGATACCCTGGATGCCACCGTGAACCGGCTGAACGCCGGCTGA
- the infA gene encoding translation initiation factor IF-1 yields the protein MAKEDEIELEGTVVETLPNTTFRVELENGHTITAHISGKMRKHYIRILRGDKVIVQMTPYDLTKGRIVYRNK from the coding sequence ATGGCGAAGGAAGACGAAATCGAGCTGGAAGGAACGGTGGTAGAGACCCTGCCGAATACGACGTTCCGGGTAGAGCTCGAAAACGGGCACACCATCACCGCCCACATCTCCGGCAAGATGCGCAAGCACTACATCCGCATCCTGCGTGGCGACAAGGTGATCGTGCAGATGACCCCCTACGACCTGACCAAGGGCCGTATCGTCTACCGCAACAAGTAG
- the clpA gene encoding ATP-dependent Clp protease ATP-binding subunit ClpA — translation MLDKELEFSLNMVFKEAREKRHEFVTVEHLLMALAQNPSAATVLRACGGDLDRIRDELEVYIDENTPRIPPNDSRETQPTLGFQRVLQRAVFHVQSSGRKEVSGANVLVALFGEQDSQALYVLGQQNISRLDVVNFISHGISKVGEDELGAQQNPNDPQPEQVEGEREEKTNALQLYATNLNAKARKDEIDPLIGRDHEIERTIQILCRRRKNNPLLVGEAGVGKTAIAEGLARRIVDEQVPEAIESATVYALDLGALVAGTKYRGDFEKRLKGVLAQLKKEPGAVLFIDEIHTIIGAGAASGGVMDASNLIKPMLASGELKCIGSTTYQEYRGIFEKDRALARRFQKIEVPEPTVDETEQILRGLKSRFEAHHNVRFTRPALRAAAELADRYITDRFLPDKAIDLIDEAGASRQLLPMSQRKKTIGVQDIETIVAKIARIPPKSVSSSDKETLRNLERNLKMTVFGQDEAIGTLATSIKMARSGLGDMDKPIGSFLFAGPTGVGKTEVTRQLAQQLGIHLARFDMSEYMERHTVSRLIGAPPGYVGYDEGGLLTDAILKHPHSVLLLDEIEKAHPDVFNVLLQVMDHGTLTDANGREVDFRNVILVMTTNAGAEQASRPSVGFTQQDHSSDSTEAIKRTFTPEFRNRLDATIQFGPLDEATILNVVDKFLTQLQAQLDEKKVHLTVEPDARAWLAEHGYDVKMGARPMARTLQEHIKKPLADELLFGRLAQGGEVVVRVGESGLELDIREPAVS, via the coding sequence ATGCTCGACAAGGAACTCGAATTCAGCCTGAACATGGTCTTCAAGGAAGCGCGAGAGAAGCGCCACGAGTTCGTGACCGTGGAGCACCTCCTGATGGCGCTCGCGCAAAACCCCAGTGCCGCGACGGTGTTGCGCGCCTGTGGGGGCGACCTCGACCGCATCCGCGACGAGCTCGAGGTGTACATTGACGAGAACACCCCGCGCATCCCGCCGAATGACTCACGCGAGACGCAGCCGACCCTGGGGTTCCAGCGGGTCCTGCAAAGGGCGGTCTTTCATGTGCAGTCCAGTGGCCGCAAGGAGGTCTCCGGGGCAAACGTGCTGGTCGCGCTGTTCGGCGAACAGGACAGCCAGGCCCTCTACGTGCTCGGACAGCAAAACATCAGCCGCCTGGACGTGGTGAATTTCATCTCGCACGGCATCTCCAAGGTGGGCGAAGACGAGCTGGGGGCCCAGCAGAACCCGAACGACCCACAGCCGGAGCAGGTCGAGGGCGAGCGCGAGGAAAAGACCAATGCGCTGCAGCTGTACGCGACCAATCTCAACGCGAAGGCGCGCAAGGACGAGATCGACCCGCTGATCGGGCGGGACCACGAGATCGAGCGCACGATCCAGATCCTCTGCCGCCGACGCAAGAACAACCCACTGTTGGTGGGCGAGGCCGGTGTCGGCAAGACCGCGATCGCCGAGGGCCTGGCGCGCCGTATCGTCGACGAACAGGTGCCCGAGGCGATCGAATCCGCGACCGTCTATGCGCTCGATCTGGGCGCGCTGGTGGCGGGCACCAAGTACCGCGGTGACTTCGAGAAGCGCCTGAAGGGCGTGCTGGCGCAGCTGAAGAAGGAACCCGGCGCGGTGCTGTTCATCGACGAGATCCACACCATCATCGGTGCGGGTGCCGCCTCCGGCGGGGTGATGGACGCCTCCAACCTGATCAAGCCGATGCTCGCCTCGGGCGAGCTGAAGTGCATCGGCTCGACCACCTACCAGGAATATCGCGGCATTTTCGAGAAGGACCGCGCCCTGGCCCGTCGCTTCCAGAAAATCGAAGTGCCGGAGCCGACCGTGGACGAGACCGAGCAGATCCTGCGGGGGCTGAAGTCACGCTTCGAGGCACACCACAATGTCCGCTTCACGCGTCCGGCGCTGCGGGCCGCGGCGGAACTGGCGGATCGCTACATCACCGACCGGTTTCTGCCGGACAAGGCGATCGACCTGATCGACGAAGCCGGTGCCAGCCGGCAGCTACTGCCAATGAGTCAGCGCAAGAAGACCATCGGCGTGCAGGATATCGAGACGATCGTGGCCAAGATCGCGCGCATCCCGCCGAAATCGGTCTCCAGCTCCGACAAGGAGACGCTGCGCAACCTCGAACGCAACCTGAAGATGACCGTCTTCGGCCAGGACGAGGCGATCGGGACGCTCGCAACCTCGATCAAGATGGCGCGTTCGGGGCTTGGCGACATGGACAAGCCGATCGGCTCGTTCCTGTTCGCCGGGCCGACCGGGGTCGGGAAGACCGAAGTGACGCGTCAGCTGGCGCAGCAGCTGGGGATTCATCTGGCGCGCTTCGACATGTCCGAGTACATGGAGCGCCATACGGTCTCGCGCCTGATCGGGGCGCCGCCCGGATATGTCGGCTACGACGAGGGAGGGCTGCTGACCGATGCCATCCTCAAGCATCCGCACTCGGTGCTGTTGCTGGACGAGATCGAGAAGGCCCATCCGGATGTCTTCAATGTGCTGCTGCAGGTGATGGACCACGGCACGCTGACGGACGCCAATGGCCGCGAGGTGGACTTCCGCAACGTGATCCTGGTGATGACCACGAATGCCGGTGCGGAGCAGGCCAGCCGCCCGTCGGTGGGCTTTACCCAGCAGGATCACTCCAGCGATTCCACGGAGGCGATCAAGCGGACCTTCACGCCGGAGTTCCGCAACCGCCTGGATGCCACCATCCAGTTCGGTCCGCTGGACGAGGCGACCATCCTGAATGTCGTCGACAAGTTCTTGACGCAGTTGCAGGCCCAGCTGGACGAGAAGAAGGTGCACCTGACGGTGGAGCCGGATGCCCGTGCCTGGCTGGCCGAGCATGGCTACGACGTGAAGATGGGCGCGCGTCCGATGGCGCGTACGCTGCAGGAGCACATCAAGAAGCCGCTGGCCGACGAGTTGCTGTTCGGGCGCCTGGCGCAGGGGGGCGAGGTTGTGGTCCGGGTGGGCGAATCCGGGCTGGAGCTCGATATCCGCGAGCCGGCTGTCTCCTGA
- the clpS gene encoding ATP-dependent Clp protease adapter ClpS produces the protein MSEKKPQIPDHDSNTAVEESRPELKPPRQYKVVLLNDDFTPMEFVVEVLETFFSMDREKATQVMLHVHTRGKGVCGIYTRDVAETKVAQVNDYARSHQHPLLCSMEEV, from the coding sequence ATGAGTGAGAAAAAGCCCCAGATCCCCGATCACGACAGCAATACCGCGGTCGAAGAATCGAGGCCGGAGCTCAAGCCACCGCGGCAGTACAAGGTGGTACTGCTCAACGACGACTTCACGCCAATGGAGTTCGTGGTCGAGGTGCTGGAGACCTTCTTCAGTATGGATCGCGAAAAGGCCACCCAGGTGATGCTGCACGTGCATACACGCGGCAAGGGAGTATGCGGCATCTATACCCGGGACGTGGCCGAGACGAAGGTGGCACAGGTGAACGATTACGCCCGTAGCCACCAGCATCCACTGCTTTGCTCGATGGAGGAGGTCTGA
- the icd gene encoding NADP-dependent isocitrate dehydrogenase, whose translation MAYQHIQVPEKGERITVDEQGKLVVPERPIIPFIEGDGIGVDITPVMRRVTDAAVEKAYGGQKAIEWMEVYAGEKATQVYDDDSGLPDETLEAVKDYRVSIKGPLTTPVGGGFRSLNVALRQKLDLFVCLRPVRYYEGTPSPLKEPEKTDMVIFRENSEDIYAGIEFESGTPEVKKVIDFLRNEMGVTQIRFPDTAGIGVKPVSSEGTKRLVRKAIEYAIDNDRPSVTLVHKGNIMKFTEGSFKAWGYELAREEFGAKDLDGGPWQTFKNPKTGRDIVIKDVIADAFLQQILLRPEDYSVIATLNLNGDYISDALAAQVGGIGIAPGANLSDTTAMFEATHGTAPKYAGQDKVNPGSLILSAEMMLRHLGWPEAADLVVKGMGGAISAGEVTYDFARLMDNVEPVSCSAFGEALIKHM comes from the coding sequence ATGGCCTACCAGCACATTCAGGTCCCGGAAAAGGGCGAACGCATCACCGTCGACGAGCAGGGCAAGCTGGTGGTGCCAGAACGCCCGATCATCCCCTTTATCGAGGGGGACGGGATCGGTGTGGACATCACGCCGGTGATGCGCCGGGTGACCGATGCGGCCGTGGAAAAGGCCTACGGTGGCCAGAAGGCGATCGAATGGATGGAGGTCTACGCGGGCGAGAAAGCCACGCAGGTCTACGACGACGACTCCGGGCTGCCGGATGAAACCCTGGAGGCGGTCAAGGACTATCGCGTGTCCATCAAGGGCCCGCTGACCACCCCGGTGGGCGGCGGTTTTCGTTCGCTTAACGTCGCGCTGCGCCAGAAGCTGGACCTGTTCGTCTGCCTGCGCCCGGTGCGCTACTACGAGGGCACCCCGAGCCCGCTGAAGGAGCCGGAAAAGACCGACATGGTGATCTTCCGCGAGAACTCGGAGGACATCTACGCCGGCATCGAGTTCGAATCCGGCACGCCGGAGGTGAAGAAGGTCATTGACTTCCTGCGAAACGAAATGGGCGTAACCCAGATCCGCTTCCCGGATACCGCCGGCATCGGCGTGAAGCCGGTCTCCAGCGAGGGCACCAAGCGCCTGGTGCGCAAGGCGATCGAGTACGCGATCGACAACGATCGCCCCTCGGTGACGCTGGTGCACAAGGGCAACATCATGAAATTCACCGAGGGCTCGTTCAAGGCTTGGGGCTACGAACTGGCGCGCGAGGAGTTTGGTGCGAAGGATCTGGACGGTGGTCCGTGGCAGACCTTCAAGAACCCGAAGACCGGCCGCGACATCGTGATCAAGGACGTGATCGCGGACGCCTTCCTGCAGCAGATCCTGTTGCGCCCGGAGGACTACTCGGTGATCGCCACGCTCAACCTGAACGGCGACTACATCTCCGATGCGCTGGCCGCGCAGGTTGGCGGTATCGGGATCGCACCCGGCGCCAACCTGTCCGACACCACGGCGATGTTCGAGGCGACCCACGGGACCGCCCCGAAATACGCCGGCCAGGACAAGGTCAATCCGGGCTCGCTGATCCTGTCGGCCGAGATGATGCTGCGCCACCTGGGCTGGCCCGAGGCCGCCGATCTGGTGGTGAAGGGTATGGGCGGCGCGATCAGCGCGGGCGAGGTGACCTATGACTTCGCGCGCCTGATGGACAACGTCGAGCCGGTGAGCTGCTCGGCCTTTGGCGAGGCCCTGATCAAGCACATGTAA